The sequence ATTTGCTCCAGATTGTTTCTGAACGAAAAGAGCTACGGCCCTTGTACCATTTGTACGTGCTATTTCGTCTTTTTCTTTAAGATCGTCTGTCACCGTTGCAATATCTGCAAGGCGAACAATCTGTCCGTTGACCGAACTGAGTACAGTTTTACGTATATCTTCGGCAGAAGTAAAGGCTTCGGGTATTTTAACCGAAAAGTCGTGATCTCCTGTTTTGATAACCCCACCCGGAATACTGGTATTTTGAAGTTTCAGCGCTTCGGTGACGCGGGCAATGCTGAGGTGATAAGCCTGCATTTTGAATGGATCCACTTCAATACGGATCTCTCTTGTTGGCTGAGCAATATAAAGAACTGTACCAACGCCTTCCACTTTACGCAAAGGAGAAGAAATATTGTCTTCAATGATTTTTTCTATGGCCGGATAACTTTCATTTGCGGTGATACCGTAAATAACAACCGGCATCATAGCGTTATTCAGTTTCATGATATAAGGCTGACGCGCTTCTGCCGGCAAATCCGATTTAACGAGTTCAACCAGATCGCGTGCATTATTGGCAGCATCAGTAACATCGGTTCCCCAGTTAAACTGAAGGGAAATCAATGAAACGTTTTCGCGTGAAATGGATGAAATTTTTTTCATGCTTTGTGCTCCGGCCAGCACGCGTTCAAGAGGACGTGTAACCTGCTGTTCCACTTCTTCAGCTGAAGCTCCCGGATAAATTGTAATAATTGTCAGTGACGGAAGTTCAATATTGGGAAGGACATCACGCGGAAGAAAAAAATAGGAAACGGTACCCATAACCAATACCGCCACAAATGCCATCAGGGTGGATACGGGTCTGTTAACGGCTATCTTTGGAAGTCTCATTTTTCAATGTTTTTTAAACAACGGTTTATAAAAGATTTATTCATCAATTTACCTGTGGATTCTTGCGGGTATTATTATTTGTCAGCAAGAATAACCGGACAGTTTTCATATAGTTTGTCTTTCCCCGTAATGGCCACCAGGCTGCCCGGTTCAATATCATGCACCACGGTCAATCCATTCCTGCTGGCAAGTCGTTCAACTTTTATTTCATGGGCCTTGTTATCCCTGATTACGAAAACGGATTCAATGGAGCTGCCCTGCCGGTTGTAAATAGCATTGTCTGGTATTATGATTCCTTTAACAGGAGGAAGGTTGATAAAAACATAAGCAGACATTCCGGGAAGAAGAGTGAAGTTTTTGTTGGCACAGACGGCTTCAACGGTGGCCGAACGGGTAATTGTTGAGACAATTGGCTTGATGGACGATACGCGGGCATGAAATGTATCGGCAAGAGCCGGGCAAACGAAGGAGATTCCAGTACCGGGCTTTACAAAACGGAGGTCCCGCTCATTCACTTCAAATACTACCTTAATCTGATCGGTCTGAATGATTTTTACAAGTCCGGATGTCATTGAGTAACCCGGCTCAAGAGGCAGGGAGAAGAAATAGTTTTCCCCCTCTTTTACAAGATATTCAGCAACTATGCCATCAAAGGGAGCTGTGATGCGGGTATTCTTACGAAGCATTTCTGTTTTTTCAACGGTCGCATCATACATGGCTTTCACGTGGTCATATTCCTGCTGGGTTACGCTCCCTTTTTCCAGAAGCCTTTTAACCCTTTCAAAATCTTTTGAAACGGCAATCCGCTCGGCCTCAGCTTGTGTGTAAAGTTCTCCTGACATTTCCGCCAGAAGAGCGCCTTTCTTCACGAAATCGCCTTCACGGACATAATATTTTTCAACTTTTCCAGGAAGAGTTGCACCAACATTAGCTTCCCTGAATGCCTTCACAGTTCCCGAATATTCATTCACCGGCGAGATTTCTCCTTCTGCTGCGACAACAGTTTTTACTCTGATACTCTCTTCGGTTTTTTCGGGGATGGTATTTTTCGACCTGCATCCGCTCATCAGTGAAACAAAAAGTACCGTAAGAAATATTATCTGCTTTTTCATAGATAAAAAGTTTAAAATCATGTTATTAGTAATTTGATGCCTTAATTTCTGGGTATATGGAAACAGAGAGATTTTTATTTGCTGGCGGTTTCTGCCGTCAATGATCCGGTAGCTTTAGCCAATTTGATTTCAGAAAGTTTGCATTCGGTCTGAGCTTCAATTTTTTCTGACCAGGCCTGTTGATAAAGTAGTTGAGCTTCGAGTAAGTCGGTAACTTTCAACATGCCTTCGTGGAATTTGTCGGTGCAGAGTTTCATGTTTTCCTCAGCCTGCTGAAAATTCCGGTCGGCAATGGAAGCTTTTTTAACGGCTTCTTTCCATGAGAACCAGAGTTGGTGGATTTCCAGATTAACCATTGATGCAGCTTCGTCGTACTGATTCCGGGCAGCTTCTTCCTGAAGATGTGCAGCTTTGAGGGTATTGTATCGTTCGCCCCAATGGAACACCGGCACATTGAATACCACACCAATGTTGACATCCTGTCCGAAATTATGGGAAAGACCATCAAAGGGATTGGGATTAAGCCATACCGAATTGACAGTAAGACCGAGGTTGGGCATAAAGCGCGAACGCATCAGCCCTGTGTTGTGGTGGGCAAGGTCAACGGTGTTCTTAAGTATCATAAGTTCAGGTCTTTGCAAATAGGCTGTCTGAACCAAACTGTCTGCAACAGGCAGAATGGGAGAGATAGACAGGGAGTCAGAAGGTACCAGATCGGAATTCAAAGGAAGTCCCGTGATACGGCATAATGCCATGGATGCGAGTTTTTCACCGTTCTGTGCTTTCAGCAGTTGCAGTTCGGCGTCTTCCCTCTTGACTTCCACTTTGAGCACATCCGTCTTTGTAATAATTCCTTCCGCATAGTAGTTATTCACATCCTGAGAAAGCTGTTCCAGGAGGGAGAGGTATTTGCGTGCGAGGATGACTTTTTCCCTGACGGAAACCAATGTCCAGTAGTAATATTCGGTATTGTAGAGCACGTCAGAAACCTGATAATTTCTGGCCGATAGGGCAATCTGATGATTTACCTTTGCCATTTTCCAGGTTTCGAGCACCTTTCCTCCGGTGAATATTGGTTGAACAATACCGGCATTTACCATCCATACATTGCGGAAATCGAACGTCATGGCGGAAGCAGGCATCCAGGCATATTCTTTGAATACCGGATGGCCTGAGGCATCCATAAGGGGTTGATGGGTTACAGGATTAAAGGCAAGGAATGTCGGGGCAATGGAAGGATCCTGAAATGCAGCGGGATTGATTTTGCCTTCCTGGGTAAGAGCTGTATAAGGGACTATCGGCAGAAACTGGTCTTCGCCGAAGAGTTTAATATCGCGGTTCAAACGGGTATATGTTCCGTTGATACTTGCATTCGGCAAAAAGTTGGTAAACGCTGCCTTACTGAGCGATTTTGCTGCATCAGCCTGCATTTGAGCTGATTTCACAAGATAATTCTGTTCGATGGCCCTTTTCCGGCATTCATCCAGAGAAATATATGTCTGGCTTGAAGCGGAATAGAATAGCGAAGCAAGTGAAAGAACACAAAAAATTAGAATAATACGACCATTTGATTTAAAAGGTCGAATTTGATTCGTGAACACTCTTTTCATATCTTTCATTTTTACATTCATACATTAAATAAAATAATAAATAGACTAAAAAAGACGAAAAGTCGAAAAATAGGCAAAAAAAATTAGCGATTTAGTATACCATAAAACAGAACATTTAATAAATCGTTCATTCTTTCTTCGGTGTCTTTTCGCACACCAGACCAGAACAAAGGAACTTCAAGTCCTTTCAGGGCAGTTACGATGGCCGTTGCTGTAAGGAGGGTATCCTCAATCCGGAAAACTCCTTTATCCACACCTTCCTGTAAAATATCCTGTAACATATGAATTTCTTCCCGGTCATATTTCTGCCGGAATTTTTCGATGGAGGCAAGATGCGCAACAACTTCGGTTCGAATGGCATTGTAAACATTGGAAAGCTTGCTGAAGATACGCATACGTACCTCAACAAACCGGCGGAGTTTTTCCTGGGGAGTATCAGCCTGGGAAATTGCTCTGACAAGTTCCCTTCGCAGGATTTCTGTTTCGCGGTCTATTACTGCTTCGTAAATTTCTTCCTTGTTTTTGAAATAGTAATAGATTGAACTCTTCCCTTTGCCCATTACGCGGGCAATTTCGTCCATCGTCGTTTTACGGAAACCGTATTTACTGAAAATACGGCTGGCCGTTTCTATGATTTGATCCCGTATCTCGAGTCGTGCCGTCATCTGATTCGACTATTTGATAAAAACGGTCCAAAAGTACATAAATTTTTTAATTGTATATACAAAAAGCAAAAAAAAATTTTACAGTCGCCAGTCAATTTCCTGAAAACCATGGAGTTTAAGTAATTCGTTTGTGCGGGAAAAATGACGGCAGCCAAAAAAACCGTTGGCTGAATAGGGAGAAGGGTGAGCGGCTTTAAGCACATAATGCCTGTTCAGGTCGATGAGGGTTTCCTTGGCCTGGGCGTGTTTCCCCCAGAGGAGAAAAACGACATGCTCTTTTTTTTCCGAAATCTTACGAATCACGTTATCGGTGAATATTTCCCATCCTTTTCCGGTATGGGAAAAGGGTTTATTTGCGCGAACCGTAAGGGTGGCGTTCAGCAGCAGAACGCCCTGTGCGGCCCAGCTTTGAAGATTCCCGTGCGACGGGAACGGTATGCCCAGATCAGATTGCAGTTCTTTAAAAATGTTGATCAGGGAAGGCGGTGGTTTGATTCCGTGAGGCACTGAAAAGCAAAGTCCATGTGCCTGTCCTTCCCCATGGTATGGGTCCTGGCCAAGAATAACCACCTTAACCTGATCAAAAGGGGTGCTGTTGAATGCGTTGAAAATCAGCGGACCGGGAGGATACACCCGGAAGTGTTTTTTTTCTTCAACCAGAAAATCTTTCAGGGCAGAAAAATAGGGGGCTTCAAACTCGTCTCGCAGAACTTCCAGCCAGCTTTCATGGATTTTCGGGTTCACTTCTCCCATACCGCACAAAAGTTTCGATTAAAAGAAGTAGTTCCTCAGGCAGAGATAAGTTTTCTGATGCGGTCATCGAGTGCCTGCTGATCCTGGGTGAAACTGGCGAGGCCGGCAAGGTTGAGAAGGGTGTCGGGGGCCAGTTTTTTCTGCCGTATTTCTTTTTCCCAGCGGGCAAACTTTGGGATCTTGCCGTCGGAAGCGATGAACTGTTTTTCCTCTTCGCTCAGTGGAGGAAAAAGATCAGAAAGTCCTGCTTCATGTGCTTTTCTTATAATTTCTCTGCCGGCAGAAGGAGGATTTGCATCAATTTCTTTTGCCAGAGACACTTCGGCATCGCTTACTTCCCAGAACTTTTCAACCAGTGTATTTTTGCCGGACTCGTTAAGAGGGACAGGGTAAACAGTATTGAGGCGCGAAGAGAAATTTCCGCTGAGGTTTTTTCTTCCGTCGGCAGCTACTTTTACCGGTATGGTGAACACATCCACACCAGCCAGTTTTTCAAGCTGGTCGGCACTTCGCAACGAAGCAGCTATGAGGCGGGTAGCGACTTTTCTTCCTTCATTCAGTTTGGTGATCCATTGCTGACTCGAAAGGACAGCTCTTTCACCGGCACCTGAACCATCGCCAAGGTTGTTGTCTTTGAGATAGGCTCCGATCCGGCCAAGAAAAACGTTTAAATAGCGGGGTTTGGCAATTAATGAAACCAGAACATTCTGCCTGGCTGAAAATTCAAGGGTAAAATTTACAGGGATACCTTCTTCACCCAGCTTTCTTGCTCCCAGTAAGCCTTCTGCTGTGTAGGGAACCTTGATGATAAATTTCTCCGGTTGTATCTTATGAAACCGTTTTCCGTAAGCAACAATGGCATCAATATCGTACGCTGTATCGGTGTGCAGTTCTACGCTTACATATCCGCCGAACCTTTTTACAAGGCGCAGGCCATGGCGTGCATTCAGCATGAAAGAAATTTCCTGCACCTGCTCCTGCAGGGGGAGGCTGCCCACAACCTTTTTTGCCCTCACAATGAAGTCGTCATAGATGCCCTTCTGGATTTCCATATTCAGAAGGGTGTTGTTGGTAGTGAGGGCTGTCATTTCGGCCGTCCAGATTTTGGCCGCTTCTTCCATGTCGCCGGTATCAAGCCATATTTCCGTACCGGTTGCTTTCAGGGCCGACCAGAAGGGATCAGGGCGGGTCTGAAGAGGCTCGTCATCAATTTGTTCCTGTAAAAATTCAAATACCAGAGCTTGCAAATAATCATTCATACGATGTTGAAGTTTAAATGGAATTATTGGTTATTTCACGAAATACTTCTTCCAGGTTTTTCTCTTTGCGTTGCAGGGAAAGGACAACCAGTCCGCGTTCAACGGCAAAGGCAAACAGGGTTGACCGGATATCGGGTTCGGTAGCACCGGAGATGACCCACCGGTACTCGCCCGCCTTTCTTACTGCTGAAACACCGGGGACCGAGAGAAGTTCCTTTTCAGAAAGTATTCCGTTAAGTTCGACAAGTATTGTCTGCTGGCCGGGTTCACTTTCCGAAAGCATGGCCGAGGTATCCCCTTCGGCGGCCAGTTTTCCCCTGTTAATGATGATGATGCGGTGGCAGATTGCTTCTACTTCCTGCATAATATGGGTTGAAAGAAGAACCGTTTTGTTGGCAGAAAGTTCTGAAATCAGATTACGGATTTCCACGATCTGGTTCGGATCCAGTCCGGAAGTCGGTTCATCGAGAATCAACACTTCCGGATCATGAAGAAGGGCCTGCGCCAGGCCAACACGTTGCCGGTACCCTTTTGAGAGCATACCGATCTGCTTATGCTGTTCGGGTGAAAGCCCTGTCTGTTCAATAATTTGTTCAACTCTGCGGCGAATATCGGATGCAGGAAAATAAATTCCAGCTACAAATGACAGATATTCACGAACGTA comes from Bacteroidales bacterium and encodes:
- a CDS encoding efflux RND transporter permease subunit → MRLPKIAVNRPVSTLMAFVAVLVMGTVSYFFLPRDVLPNIELPSLTIITIYPGASAEEVEQQVTRPLERVLAGAQSMKKISSISRENVSLISLQFNWGTDVTDAANNARDLVELVKSDLPAEARQPYIMKLNNAMMPVVIYGITANESYPAIEKIIEDNISSPLRKVEGVGTVLYIAQPTREIRIEVDPFKMQAYHLSIARVTEALKLQNTSIPGGVIKTGDHDFSVKIPEAFTSAEDIRKTVLSSVNGQIVRLADIATVTDDLKEKDEIARTNGTRAVALFVQKQSGAN
- a CDS encoding efflux RND transporter periplasmic adaptor subunit → MKKQIIFLTVLFVSLMSGCRSKNTIPEKTEESIRVKTVVAAEGEISPVNEYSGTVKAFREANVGATLPGKVEKYYVREGDFVKKGALLAEMSGELYTQAEAERIAVSKDFERVKRLLEKGSVTQQEYDHVKAMYDATVEKTEMLRKNTRITAPFDGIVAEYLVKEGENYFFSLPLEPGYSMTSGLVKIIQTDQIKVVFEVNERDLRFVKPGTGISFVCPALADTFHARVSSIKPIVSTITRSATVEAVCANKNFTLLPGMSAYVFINLPPVKGIIIPDNAIYNRQGSSIESVFVIRDNKAHEIKVERLASRNGLTVVHDIEPGSLVAITGKDKLYENCPVILADK
- a CDS encoding TolC family protein encodes the protein MKRVFTNQIRPFKSNGRIILIFCVLSLASLFYSASSQTYISLDECRKRAIEQNYLVKSAQMQADAAKSLSKAAFTNFLPNASINGTYTRLNRDIKLFGEDQFLPIVPYTALTQEGKINPAAFQDPSIAPTFLAFNPVTHQPLMDASGHPVFKEYAWMPASAMTFDFRNVWMVNAGIVQPIFTGGKVLETWKMAKVNHQIALSARNYQVSDVLYNTEYYYWTLVSVREKVILARKYLSLLEQLSQDVNNYYAEGIITKTDVLKVEVKREDAELQLLKAQNGEKLASMALCRITGLPLNSDLVPSDSLSISPILPVADSLVQTAYLQRPELMILKNTVDLAHHNTGLMRSRFMPNLGLTVNSVWLNPNPFDGLSHNFGQDVNIGVVFNVPVFHWGERYNTLKAAHLQEEAARNQYDEAASMVNLEIHQLWFSWKEAVKKASIADRNFQQAEENMKLCTDKFHEGMLKVTDLLEAQLLYQQAWSEKIEAQTECKLSEIKLAKATGSLTAETASK
- a CDS encoding TetR/AcrR family transcriptional regulator → MTARLEIRDQIIETASRIFSKYGFRKTTMDEIARVMGKGKSSIYYYFKNKEEIYEAVIDRETEILRRELVRAISQADTPQEKLRRFVEVRMRIFSKLSNVYNAIRTEVVAHLASIEKFRQKYDREEIHMLQDILQEGVDKGVFRIEDTLLTATAIVTALKGLEVPLFWSGVRKDTEERMNDLLNVLFYGILNR
- the ung gene encoding uracil-DNA glycosylase, with protein sequence MGEVNPKIHESWLEVLRDEFEAPYFSALKDFLVEEKKHFRVYPPGPLIFNAFNSTPFDQVKVVILGQDPYHGEGQAHGLCFSVPHGIKPPPSLINIFKELQSDLGIPFPSHGNLQSWAAQGVLLLNATLTVRANKPFSHTGKGWEIFTDNVIRKISEKKEHVVFLLWGKHAQAKETLIDLNRHYVLKAAHPSPYSANGFFGCRHFSRTNELLKLHGFQEIDWRL
- a CDS encoding transaldolase, with translation MNDYLQALVFEFLQEQIDDEPLQTRPDPFWSALKATGTEIWLDTGDMEEAAKIWTAEMTALTTNNTLLNMEIQKGIYDDFIVRAKKVVGSLPLQEQVQEISFMLNARHGLRLVKRFGGYVSVELHTDTAYDIDAIVAYGKRFHKIQPEKFIIKVPYTAEGLLGARKLGEEGIPVNFTLEFSARQNVLVSLIAKPRYLNVFLGRIGAYLKDNNLGDGSGAGERAVLSSQQWITKLNEGRKVATRLIAASLRSADQLEKLAGVDVFTIPVKVAADGRKNLSGNFSSRLNTVYPVPLNESGKNTLVEKFWEVSDAEVSLAKEIDANPPSAGREIIRKAHEAGLSDLFPPLSEEEKQFIASDGKIPKFARWEKEIRQKKLAPDTLLNLAGLASFTQDQQALDDRIRKLISA
- the gldA gene encoding gliding motility-associated ABC transporter ATP-binding subunit GldA is translated as MSIQVQHVTKKYGNQKALDDVSFTAERGEILGFLGPNGAGKSTMMKIITGYLAPDAGSVFVCGHDVAQEPLEARRKIGYLPENNPLYYNMYVREYLSFVAGIYFPASDIRRRVEQIIEQTGLSPEQHKQIGMLSKGYRQRVGLAQALLHDPEVLILDEPTSGLDPNQIVEIRNLISELSANKTVLLSTHIMQEVEAICHRIIIINRGKLAAEGDTSAMLSESEPGQQTILVELNGILSEKELLSVPGVSAVRKAGEYRWVISGATEPDIRSTLFAFAVERGLVVLSLQRKEKNLEEVFREITNNSI